One region of Polyodon spathula isolate WHYD16114869_AA chromosome 25, ASM1765450v1, whole genome shotgun sequence genomic DNA includes:
- the LOC121299958 gene encoding plasma membrane calcium-transporting ATPase 3-like isoform X4, with product MANNMVAHPPGNSVAEGNHEGEFGCSVADLRGLMELRTGEAVANIKDRFDDVQGICRRLKTSPIEGLSGNPVDLEKRHLEFGQNFIPPKKAKTFLQLVWEALQDVTLIILEVAAIISLGLSFYHPPGGNSEQCGQVSGGVEDEGEAQAGWIEGAAILFSVIIVVLVTAFNDWSKEKQFRGLQSRIEQEQKFTVIRKGQVIQIPVAEIVVGDIAQIKYGDLLPADGVLIQCNDLKIDESSLTGESDHVKKSVENDPMLLSGTHVMEGSGRMVVTAVGLNSQTGIIFTLLGAGGDEEEKKLKKAKAQDGVALEIQPLKSEEGVECEEKEVKKVNVTKKEKSVLQGKLTRLAVQIGKAGLIMSAVTVIILILYFVIDTFGVRGYVWTKECTPIYIQFFVKFFIIGVTVLVVAVPEGLPLAVTISLAYSVKKMMKDNNLVRHLDACETMGNATAICSDKTGTLTMNRMTVVEAYIGDTHFPQVPDPEALQPETLELLVNGIAVNSAYTTKILPPEKEGGLPRQVGNKTECSLLGLVLDLKKDYQAVRDEVPEEKLHKVYTFNSSRKSMSTVLKNPVGTGFRMYSKGASEIILRKCTRILDGAGESRIFKVKDRDDMVCKVIEPMACNGLRTICLAMRDFETEPDWDNENEILSNLTCIAVVGIEDPVRPEVPDAITKCQRAGITVRMVTGDNINTARAIATKCGILLPGEDFLCLEGKEFNTLIRNEKGEVEQERLDKVWPKLRVLARSSPTDKHTLVKGIIDSTVGETRQVVAVTGDGTNDGPALKKADVGFAMGIAGTDVAKEASDIILTDDNFTSIVKAVMWGRNVYDSISKFLQFQLTVNVVAVIVAFTGACITQDSPLKAVQMLWVNLIMDTLASLALATEPPTESLLLRRPYGRNKPLISRTMMKNILGHAVYQLTIIFTLLFAGEKFFDIDSGRNAPLHSPPSEHYTIVFNTFVMMQLFNEINARKIHGERNVFEGIYKNPIFCGVVLGTFVCQIIIVELGGKPFSCSGLTIDQWLWCVFIGVGELLWGQLISAIPTNRLTFLKEAGHGTTKEDIHEEEYTEGTDEIDHAEMEMRRGQILWFRGLNRIQTQMDVVSTFQTGSTAVPGALRRQPSVVSQNHDAKTVSSPTHVVISTSSLSANPTAAAAASASPPVATFASSSTAGN from the exons GCCTCTCCGGTAACCCTGTGGACCTGGAGAAGAGGCACCTGGAGTTTGGCCAGAACTTCATCCCTCCGAAGAAAGCCAAGACATTCCTACAGTTAGTGTGGGAGGCACTGCAGGACGTCACCCTCATCATCCTGGAAGTGGCAGCCATCATCTCTCTGGGGCTGTCCTTCTACCACCCTCCAGGGGGGAACAGTGAGC AATGTGGTCAGGTAAGCGGGGGAGTGGAGGACGAGGGCGAGGCCCAGGCTGGCTGGATCGAGGGGGCCGCTATTCTCTTCTCTGTCATTATCGTAGTCCTGGTAACGGCCTTTAACGACTGGAGCAAAGAGAAGCAGTTCAGGGGGCTGCAGAGCCGCATCGAGCAGGAGCAGAAATTCACCGTCATCCGCAAGGGCCAGGTCATCCAGATTCCTGTGGCTGAGATTGTGGTGGGGGACATCGCCCAGATCAAATACG GTGATCTATTGCCAGCAGATGGAGTTCTCATTCAGTGCAACGACCTGAAGATTGATGAGAGCTCCCTGACCGGCGAGTCAGATCACGTCAAGAAGTCAGTCGAAAATGACCCCATGCTGCTGTCTG ggACCCACGTGATGGAGGGCTCCGGtcgcatggtggtgacagcagtGGGCTTGAACTCTCAGACTGGCATCATCTTCACCCTGCTAGGGGCTGGAGGGGATGAGGAGGAGAAGAAGTTGAAGAAAG CAAAAGCCCAGGACGGAGTGGCCTTGGAGATACAGCCTCTGAAAAGCGAGGAAGGAGTGGAGTGTGAGGAGAAGGAGGTGAAGAAAGTTAACGTCACCAAGAAGGAAAAATCGGTGCTTCAGGGCAAGCTTACCAGACTAGCAGTACAGATCGGCAAAGCAG GCCTGATCATGTCGGCTGTGACTGTGATCATCCTGATCCTGTATTTTGTCATCGACACCTTTGGGGTTCGTGGATATGTGTGGACAAAGGAATGCACCCCAATCTACATCCAGTTCTTCGTGAAGTTCTTCATCATCGGAGTCACCGTGCTTGTGGTGGCCGTTCCCGAGGGGCTACCCTTGGCTGTAACCATCTCACTTGCATACTCCGTCAAG AAAATGATGAAGGACAACAATCTGGTGCGTCACCTGGACGCTTGTGAGACCATGGGCAACGCCACGGCAATCTGCTCCGACAAGACGGGCACGCTGACCATGAACCGCATGACGGTGGTGGAGGCCTACATCGGGGACACCCACTTCCCGCAGGTGCCAGACCCGGAAGCACTGCAACCCGAAACTCTGGAGCTCTTGGTAAATGGGATCGCCGTCAACTCCGCCTACACTACAAAGATactg CCCCCTGAGAAGGAGGGTGGTTTGCCCCGTCAAGTGGGAAACAAGACAGAGTGCTCCCTGCTGGGGCTGGTCCTAGATCTGAAGAAGGATTACCAGGCAGTGAGAGACGAGGTTCCAGAGGAGAAGCTGCACAAGGTCTACACCTTCAACTCTTCACGCAAGAGCATGAGCACCGTGCTGAAGAACCCCGTGGGAACAGGCTTCCGCATGTACAGCAAGGGAGCCTCTGAGATCATACTGCGAAA GTGCACTCGGATCCTGGATGGGGCTGGTGAATCTCGGATCTTCAAGGTGAAGGATCGGGATGACATGGTGTGCAAGGTTATTGAGCCCATGGCCTGCAATGGCCTGCGCACCATCTGCCTGGCCATGCGGGACTTCGAGACGGAGCCCGACTGGGACAACGAGAATGAAATCCTGTCCAACCTGACCTGCATCGCTGTGGTGGGCATTGAGGACCCCGTCCGGCCGGAG GTACCAGATGCCATCACCAAGTGCCAGCGGGCTGGAATCACAGTGCGCATGGTGACGGGAGACAACATCAACACGGCGCGGGCCATCGCCACCAAGTGCGGCATCCTGCTGCCTGGAGAGGACTTCCTGTGCCTAGAGGGCAAAGAGTTCAACACGTTGATCCGCAATGAGAAGGGCGAG GTTGAACAAGAACGTCTTGATAAAGTCTGGCCTAAGCTGCGGGTCCTGGCCCGTTCGTCTCCAACGGACAAGCACACCCTCGTCAAAG GAATCATCGACAGCACGGTGGGAGAAACGCGACAGGTGGTGGCCGTGACGGGAGATGGCACCAACGATGGCCCCGCCCTCAAGAAGGCTGACGTCGGCTTTGCTATG ggtATCGCAGGGACGGACGTTGCAAAGGAAGCCTCTGACATCATCCTGACAGATGATAACTTCACCAGCATCGTGAAGGCGGTGATGTGGGGCCGCAACGTCTATGACAGCATCTCCAAATTCCTGCAGTTCCAGCTCACCGTCAATGTGGTGGCCGTCATCGTGGCTTTCACCGGGGCCTGCATCACACAG GACTCTCCTCTCAAAGCTGTCCAGATGCTGTGGGTCAATCTGATTATGGACACCTTGGCATCCTTGGCCCTGGCCACAGAGCCCCCCACCGAGTCCCTGCTGCTGCGCAGACCGTACGGGAGGAACAAGCCACTTATCTCCCGGACCATGATGAAGAACATCCTGGGCCACGCGGTCTACCAGCTCACCATCATCTTCACACTGCTGTTCGCAg GAGAAAAGTTCTTTGACATCGACAGCGGTCGGAACGCGCCCCTGCATTCCCCGCCCTCGGAACACTACACCATCGTCTTTAACACCTTCGTCATGATGCAGCTCTTCAACGAGATCAACGCACGTAAGATCCACGGGGAGAGGAATGTCTTTGAGGGCATCTACAAGAACCCCATCTTTTGTGGAGTGGTGCTGGGCACCTTTGTCTGCCAG ATCATCATTGTGGAGTTGGGAGGGAAGCCCTTCTCCTGCTCTGGCCTCACCATTGACCAGTGGCTGTGGTGTGTCTTCATCGGGGTGGGAGAGCTGCTCTGGGGTCAG CTGATCTCCGCGATCCCGACAAACCGCCTGACGTTCCTGAAGGAGGCAGGCCACGGGACCACGAAGGAGGACATCCACGAGGAGGAGTACACAGAGGGAACGGATGAAATCGACCATGCAGAGATGGAGATGCGTCGAGGGCAGATCCTTTGGTTCCGGGGGCTGAACCGCATTCAGACACAG ATGGACGTTGTTTCTACATTCCAGACGGGCTCAACGGCGGTGCCGGGGGCTCTGCGTCGGCAGCCCTCAGTGGTCAGCCAGAACCACGACGCAAAAACAGTTTCTAGCCCCACCCATGTAGTGATTTCCACTTCCTCCTTGTCCGCTAATCCTACTGCCGCTGCAGCCGCTAGCGCTAGCCCTCCTGTCGCCACCTTCGCTTCCTCCTCTACTGCAGGCA
- the LOC121299958 gene encoding plasma membrane calcium-transporting ATPase 4-like isoform X3, with amino-acid sequence MANNMVAHPPGNSVAEGNHEGEFGCSVADLRGLMELRTGEAVANIKDRFDDVQGICRRLKTSPIEGLSGNPVDLEKRHLEFGQNFIPPKKAKTFLQLVWEALQDVTLIILEVAAIISLGLSFYHPPGGNSEQCGQVSGGVEDEGEAQAGWIEGAAILFSVIIVVLVTAFNDWSKEKQFRGLQSRIEQEQKFTVIRKGQVIQIPVAEIVVGDIAQIKYGDLLPADGVLIQCNDLKIDESSLTGESDHVKKSVENDPMLLSGTHVMEGSGRMVVTAVGLNSQTGIIFTLLGAGGDEEEKKLKKGKKQGPAENRNKAKAQDGVALEIQPLKSEEGVECEEKEVKKVNVTKKEKSVLQGKLTRLAVQIGKAGLIMSAVTVIILILYFVIDTFGVRGYVWTKECTPIYIQFFVKFFIIGVTVLVVAVPEGLPLAVTISLAYSVKKMMKDNNLVRHLDACETMGNATAICSDKTGTLTMNRMTVVEAYIGDTHFPQVPDPEALQPETLELLVNGIAVNSAYTTKILPPEKEGGLPRQVGNKTECSLLGLVLDLKKDYQAVRDEVPEEKLHKVYTFNSSRKSMSTVLKNPVGTGFRMYSKGASEIILRKCTRILDGAGESRIFKVKDRDDMVCKVIEPMACNGLRTICLAMRDFETEPDWDNENEILSNLTCIAVVGIEDPVRPEVPDAITKCQRAGITVRMVTGDNINTARAIATKCGILLPGEDFLCLEGKEFNTLIRNEKGEVEQERLDKVWPKLRVLARSSPTDKHTLVKGIIDSTVGETRQVVAVTGDGTNDGPALKKADVGFAMGIAGTDVAKEASDIILTDDNFTSIVKAVMWGRNVYDSISKFLQFQLTVNVVAVIVAFTGACITQDSPLKAVQMLWVNLIMDTLASLALATEPPTESLLLRRPYGRNKPLISRTMMKNILGHAVYQLTIIFTLLFAGEKFFDIDSGRNAPLHSPPSEHYTIVFNTFVMMQLFNEINARKIHGERNVFEGIYKNPIFCGVVLGTFVCQIIIVELGGKPFSCSGLTIDQWLWCVFIGVGELLWGQLISAIPTNRLTFLKEAGHGTTKEDIHEEEYTEGTDEIDHAEMEMRRGQILWFRGLNRIQTQMDVVSTFQTGSTAVPGALRRQPSVVSQNHDAKTVSSPTHVVISTSSLSANPTAAAAASASPPVATFASSSTAGN; translated from the exons GCCTCTCCGGTAACCCTGTGGACCTGGAGAAGAGGCACCTGGAGTTTGGCCAGAACTTCATCCCTCCGAAGAAAGCCAAGACATTCCTACAGTTAGTGTGGGAGGCACTGCAGGACGTCACCCTCATCATCCTGGAAGTGGCAGCCATCATCTCTCTGGGGCTGTCCTTCTACCACCCTCCAGGGGGGAACAGTGAGC AATGTGGTCAGGTAAGCGGGGGAGTGGAGGACGAGGGCGAGGCCCAGGCTGGCTGGATCGAGGGGGCCGCTATTCTCTTCTCTGTCATTATCGTAGTCCTGGTAACGGCCTTTAACGACTGGAGCAAAGAGAAGCAGTTCAGGGGGCTGCAGAGCCGCATCGAGCAGGAGCAGAAATTCACCGTCATCCGCAAGGGCCAGGTCATCCAGATTCCTGTGGCTGAGATTGTGGTGGGGGACATCGCCCAGATCAAATACG GTGATCTATTGCCAGCAGATGGAGTTCTCATTCAGTGCAACGACCTGAAGATTGATGAGAGCTCCCTGACCGGCGAGTCAGATCACGTCAAGAAGTCAGTCGAAAATGACCCCATGCTGCTGTCTG ggACCCACGTGATGGAGGGCTCCGGtcgcatggtggtgacagcagtGGGCTTGAACTCTCAGACTGGCATCATCTTCACCCTGCTAGGGGCTGGAGGGGATGAGGAGGAGAAGAAGTTGAAGAAAG GCAAAAAACAAGGACCTGCAGAAAATCGCAACAAAG CAAAAGCCCAGGACGGAGTGGCCTTGGAGATACAGCCTCTGAAAAGCGAGGAAGGAGTGGAGTGTGAGGAGAAGGAGGTGAAGAAAGTTAACGTCACCAAGAAGGAAAAATCGGTGCTTCAGGGCAAGCTTACCAGACTAGCAGTACAGATCGGCAAAGCAG GCCTGATCATGTCGGCTGTGACTGTGATCATCCTGATCCTGTATTTTGTCATCGACACCTTTGGGGTTCGTGGATATGTGTGGACAAAGGAATGCACCCCAATCTACATCCAGTTCTTCGTGAAGTTCTTCATCATCGGAGTCACCGTGCTTGTGGTGGCCGTTCCCGAGGGGCTACCCTTGGCTGTAACCATCTCACTTGCATACTCCGTCAAG AAAATGATGAAGGACAACAATCTGGTGCGTCACCTGGACGCTTGTGAGACCATGGGCAACGCCACGGCAATCTGCTCCGACAAGACGGGCACGCTGACCATGAACCGCATGACGGTGGTGGAGGCCTACATCGGGGACACCCACTTCCCGCAGGTGCCAGACCCGGAAGCACTGCAACCCGAAACTCTGGAGCTCTTGGTAAATGGGATCGCCGTCAACTCCGCCTACACTACAAAGATactg CCCCCTGAGAAGGAGGGTGGTTTGCCCCGTCAAGTGGGAAACAAGACAGAGTGCTCCCTGCTGGGGCTGGTCCTAGATCTGAAGAAGGATTACCAGGCAGTGAGAGACGAGGTTCCAGAGGAGAAGCTGCACAAGGTCTACACCTTCAACTCTTCACGCAAGAGCATGAGCACCGTGCTGAAGAACCCCGTGGGAACAGGCTTCCGCATGTACAGCAAGGGAGCCTCTGAGATCATACTGCGAAA GTGCACTCGGATCCTGGATGGGGCTGGTGAATCTCGGATCTTCAAGGTGAAGGATCGGGATGACATGGTGTGCAAGGTTATTGAGCCCATGGCCTGCAATGGCCTGCGCACCATCTGCCTGGCCATGCGGGACTTCGAGACGGAGCCCGACTGGGACAACGAGAATGAAATCCTGTCCAACCTGACCTGCATCGCTGTGGTGGGCATTGAGGACCCCGTCCGGCCGGAG GTACCAGATGCCATCACCAAGTGCCAGCGGGCTGGAATCACAGTGCGCATGGTGACGGGAGACAACATCAACACGGCGCGGGCCATCGCCACCAAGTGCGGCATCCTGCTGCCTGGAGAGGACTTCCTGTGCCTAGAGGGCAAAGAGTTCAACACGTTGATCCGCAATGAGAAGGGCGAG GTTGAACAAGAACGTCTTGATAAAGTCTGGCCTAAGCTGCGGGTCCTGGCCCGTTCGTCTCCAACGGACAAGCACACCCTCGTCAAAG GAATCATCGACAGCACGGTGGGAGAAACGCGACAGGTGGTGGCCGTGACGGGAGATGGCACCAACGATGGCCCCGCCCTCAAGAAGGCTGACGTCGGCTTTGCTATG ggtATCGCAGGGACGGACGTTGCAAAGGAAGCCTCTGACATCATCCTGACAGATGATAACTTCACCAGCATCGTGAAGGCGGTGATGTGGGGCCGCAACGTCTATGACAGCATCTCCAAATTCCTGCAGTTCCAGCTCACCGTCAATGTGGTGGCCGTCATCGTGGCTTTCACCGGGGCCTGCATCACACAG GACTCTCCTCTCAAAGCTGTCCAGATGCTGTGGGTCAATCTGATTATGGACACCTTGGCATCCTTGGCCCTGGCCACAGAGCCCCCCACCGAGTCCCTGCTGCTGCGCAGACCGTACGGGAGGAACAAGCCACTTATCTCCCGGACCATGATGAAGAACATCCTGGGCCACGCGGTCTACCAGCTCACCATCATCTTCACACTGCTGTTCGCAg GAGAAAAGTTCTTTGACATCGACAGCGGTCGGAACGCGCCCCTGCATTCCCCGCCCTCGGAACACTACACCATCGTCTTTAACACCTTCGTCATGATGCAGCTCTTCAACGAGATCAACGCACGTAAGATCCACGGGGAGAGGAATGTCTTTGAGGGCATCTACAAGAACCCCATCTTTTGTGGAGTGGTGCTGGGCACCTTTGTCTGCCAG ATCATCATTGTGGAGTTGGGAGGGAAGCCCTTCTCCTGCTCTGGCCTCACCATTGACCAGTGGCTGTGGTGTGTCTTCATCGGGGTGGGAGAGCTGCTCTGGGGTCAG CTGATCTCCGCGATCCCGACAAACCGCCTGACGTTCCTGAAGGAGGCAGGCCACGGGACCACGAAGGAGGACATCCACGAGGAGGAGTACACAGAGGGAACGGATGAAATCGACCATGCAGAGATGGAGATGCGTCGAGGGCAGATCCTTTGGTTCCGGGGGCTGAACCGCATTCAGACACAG ATGGACGTTGTTTCTACATTCCAGACGGGCTCAACGGCGGTGCCGGGGGCTCTGCGTCGGCAGCCCTCAGTGGTCAGCCAGAACCACGACGCAAAAACAGTTTCTAGCCCCACCCATGTAGTGATTTCCACTTCCTCCTTGTCCGCTAATCCTACTGCCGCTGCAGCCGCTAGCGCTAGCCCTCCTGTCGCCACCTTCGCTTCCTCCTCTACTGCAGGCA